In Nostoc edaphicum CCNP1411, the sequence CATATTTGATTGCTTTTGTCAACGTAAGAGTTGCCATCTGTGCCAAGTTAATAACTTGATTCATACTAATCAAACTAATGCATAGTGAACGGTCGAGAAACAAACCTCACAATTTTAATGGCTGATGATGATAAAGATGACGGCATCTTAGTTCGTGAGGCCTTGGCAGAAAGTCAATTGCCAATTGAACTGTACATCGTGAGTAATGGTGAAGAGTTGATGGATTATCTGTACCACCGTGGTCAATATGCTGACCATAAAAGTTATCCGTATCCGGTTTTGATTTTATTAGATTTGAATATGCCGAGAATTGACGGTATTGAGGCACTCAAAGAGATAAAAACTGACCCACAACTGCGGCGAATTCCAGTTGTAATCCTGTCAACATCACAAAGAGAAGAAGATATATATAATACTTACGATTTGGGTGCTAATTCTTTCATTATTAAGCCAGTGGCTTTTGCCTCATTAGTTGAGGTCATGAAGACTCTAGTCAAATACTGGTTTGAAATTGTGAAACTGCCACTAGAAGCAGTGGGAGACAAACATGGACAACAGCCCTATCAAAGTTCTGTTCATTGATGATGACGAAGACGACTATATTTTGACTCGTTATTGGTTCAATGAATTTCAGGTAGCAAACTGCGAGCTGGAATGGGTTAATAATTATGAAGCAGCAAGAAATGCGATCGCTCGCTACCAACATGACATTTATCTTGTAGACTACCGTTTGGGCCCCCACAATGGACTTGAACTTTTGCGCGAAGCAATTGCCAACGGCTGTTGTTCTCCAATAATTTTGCTGACTGGTCAAGGCGACTGGGAAATAGATATCGAAGCGATGAAAGCCGGAGCCGCAGATTATCTTGAAAAAAGCCAGTTGACAGCACCGTTGTTAGAGCGTTCTATCCGCTACGCCATTGAGCGCAAACAAACAGAGCAGAAAATCCGCGAACAAGCTGCTTTACTAGATGTTGCCACCGATGCAATTTTTGTGTGTGATTTAGACGATAAAATTTTATTTTGGAACAAAGCTGCTGAGAGTCTGTACGGTTGGAAAAAAGAAGAAGCTATCAATAACAAGACACGAGTTCTCTGGCATGAAAAAAAACCGTCTCAAGTTCAAGAAGCACTCAGTATTCTGATGAAAAATGGCTCTTGGGAGGGTGAGTTACAGCAAAAAACAAAATTAGGTAAAGAAATTATTGTTGAAAGCCGTTGGACATTAGTGCATGAATTCGGCAATAAATCACAATCTTTCCTCGTTGTCAACACAGACATCACACAAAAAAAACAACTCGAAGCGCAATTCCTTCGCGCCCAGCGATTGGAAAGCATTGGTACTTTAGCCAGTGGTATCGCCCACGACCTGAATAATGTTCTTGCCCCCATTTTGATGACAGCCCAACTATTGGAGGCACAACTTCATGATGAGCGT encodes:
- a CDS encoding response regulator, with translation MNGRETNLTILMADDDKDDGILVREALAESQLPIELYIVSNGEELMDYLYHRGQYADHKSYPYPVLILLDLNMPRIDGIEALKEIKTDPQLRRIPVVILSTSQREEDIYNTYDLGANSFIIKPVAFASLVEVMKTLVKYWFEIVKLPLEAVGDKHGQQPYQSSVH